The following are from one region of the Juglans regia cultivar Chandler chromosome 10, Walnut 2.0, whole genome shotgun sequence genome:
- the LOC109001857 gene encoding transcription factor ICE1-like isoform X1: MLPRSTSGVVWMEGPGGGEEEDTASWTRNNNEGELGKNDDIGLGIPLSSFKSMLENDWYINNNALNPPQQDLHNHLRGLPNPQDVRDISFCSNPNDDNNLLLQTLDSSSSCSPSQAFSLDPSQAQSPFLPHKSCFSSLINAVCSNPFDNAFDLGLDTGLLGPFNPAASNSPALIGFTAWNSQPQIGAPELSSASDFQSTRLLPISDTSAGLDGGFIPTCFEDFDNSGSALFLNRAKVLRPLEVLPQVGSPPTLFQKRAALRQGAEMSGNLEVSGVRFDENSANLESRRKNNDVSGDVDEASIDVSVVNYDSDEFEGVGKVEENVKKGGSNSNANSTVTGGVQKGKKKGLPAKNLMAERRRRKKLNDRLYMLRSVVPKISKMDRASILGDAIDYLKELLQKINDLHNELDSSPPGSLLPPSASFHPSTPTPPTLPCRVKEELCPSSLPSPKSQQARVEVRVREGRAVNIHMFCARRPGLLLSTMRTLDNLGLDIQQAVISCFNGFALDVFRAEQCGEGQDVLPEQIKAVLLDSAGCPSMM, from the exons ATGCTTCCGAGGTCTACAAGCGGCGTCGTTTGGATGGAAGGAccaggaggaggagaagaagaagacacagCGTCATGGACCAGAAACAACAATGAAGGCGAGCTTGGCAAGAACGACGACATTGGTCTGGGGATACCTCTCTCTTCCTTCAAGTCCATGCTCGAGAATGACTGGTACATCAACAACAACGCCCTGAACCCACCTCAACAGGACCTCCATAACCATCTCCGTGGTCTCCCAAACCCGCAAGATGTCAGAGACATTAGCTTTTGCTCGAACCCAAACGACGACAATAACCTTCTTTTGCAGACCTTGGACTCGTCCTCTTCCTGTTCTCCGTCGCAGGCTTTCAGTCTCGACCCCTCACAGGCACAGTCCCCTTTCTTGCCCCACAAATCTTGCTTCTCTTCGCTTATCAACGCCGTTTGCTCCAACCCTTTTGACAATGCCTTCGATTTGGGCCTCGATACCGGGCTTCTCGGCCCGTTCAACCCAGCTGCTTCGAACTCCCCTGCTTTGATAGGCTTCACGGCCTGGAACTCTCAGCCGCAGATTGGTGCTCCCGAACTGAGTTCTGCCTCCGATTTTCAATCAACTCGGTTGCTGCCGATATCTGACACTTCCGCCGGACTTGATGGCGGGTTTATCCCAACGTGTTTCGAGGATTTTGACAACTCAGGGAGCGCTCTGTTTCTGAACAGAGCAAAAGTTCTCAGACCCCTCGAGGTCCTCCCACAAGTGGGTTCGCCACCCACCCTGTTTCAGAAGCGAGCGGCGCTTCGGCAAGGAGCTGAAATGTCTGGGAATCTGGAGGTTTCGGGCGTTAGGTTCGACGAAAATTCGGCGAATTTGGAGAGTAGGAGGAAGAATAATGACGTTTCGGGTGATGTTGATGAAGCGAGCATCGACGTTTCAGTTGTAAATTACGATTCGGATGAGTTTGAAGGCGTTGGTAAGGTGGAGGAGAATGTTAAGAAGGGTGGGAGCAATTCTAACGCCAACAGTACTGTCACTGGCGGAGTTCAGAAGGGAAAGAAGAAGGGGCTGCCGGCAAAGAATCTGATGGCTGAAAGGAGGCGAAGAAAGAAGCTTAATGATAGGCTTTACATGCTTAGGTCTGTTGTACCCAAGATTAGCAAG ATGGATAGAGCTTCTATTCTTGGGGATGCCATTGACTACTTAAAGGAGCTTCTGCAAAAGATCAATGACCTCCATAATGAGCTGGACTCATCCCCACCTGGGTCTTTGCTGCCACCTTCTGCAAGCTTTCACCCTTCGACACCAACTCCACCTACGCTTCCCTGTCGTGTCAAGGAAGAGCTTTGTCCGAGCTCTTTGCCAAGCCCTAAAAGCCAACAGGCACGG GTGGAGGTTCGAGTAAGGGAAGGAAGAGCTGTCAACATCCACATGTTTTGTGCCCGTAGACCGGGTCTCTTGCTTTCCACTATGAGGACTCTGGACAACCTGGGGTTAGACATACAGCAGGCTGTAATTAGCTGCTTCAATGGGTTTGCCTTGGATGTGTTCCGAGCTGAG
- the LOC109001859 gene encoding secoisolariciresinol dehydrogenase-like isoform X2: MLKSLARDFKFMSNALLCKRTTRFYSTGGRGSRLEGKVALITGAASGLGRATAQEFIQHGAQVVIADIDTELGPNVANDLGPAAHFVECDVAVESQVEDAVNAAVSRHKKLDIMFNNAGIAGTSMPPSIAEMDLKEFDRVMEINVRGVVAGIKHAARVMIPMGSGSILCTSSISGVMGGLGPHPYTISKYTIHGIVKSVASELCGAGVRINCISPAPIPTPMAVGQIGKFYKEATKEQVVGIVNGLGELKGAKCEEIDVARAALYLASDEAKYVTGHNLVVDGGFTCYKNLRFPSPDHDHQIV, encoded by the exons ATGCTCAAATCATTAGCCAG AGACTTCAAGTTTATGAGTAATGCTTTGCTTTGTAAGCGTACTACGAGATTTTATTCAACAGGAGGCAGAGGAAG CAGGCTAGAAGGAAAAGTTGCCCTAATAACAGGGGCGGCAAGCGGGCTTGGTAGGGCCACTGCCCAAGAATTCATTCAGCATGGGGCCCAAGTCGTCATTGCCGATATAGACACTGAGCTTGGCCCAAATGTCGCTAATGACCTGGGCCCTGCAGCTCACTTTGTGGAATGCGACGTGGCCGTGGAGTCTCAAGTAGAGGACGCAGTCAATGCCGCGGTGTCCCGCCATAAAAAACTTGACATAATGTTCAACAATGCTGGAATAGCAGGCACGTCGATGCCACCGAGCATTGCGGAGATGGACCTTAAGGAGTTTGACCGGGTGATGGAGATCAACGTGCGAGGCGTGGTTGCGGGGATAAAGCATGCAGCGAGAGTGATGATACCGATGGGGTCGGGTTCCATTCTGTGTACGTCTAGCATAAGTGGGGTAATGGGAGGGCTGGGGCCACACCCATATACGATATCCAAGTATACAATACATGGGATAGTGAAGTCGGTGGCCAGTGAGCTATGCGGAGCTGGGGTGAGGATAAATTGCATTTCACCGGCACCGATTCCAACTCCAATGGCGGTGGGCCAAATAGGCAAATTTTACAAAGAGGCGACAAAGGAGCAAGTGGTGGGAATAGTGAATGGGCTCGGGGAGCTGAAGGGGGCTAAGTGTGAAGAAATAGACGTTGCCCGGGCAGCCTTGTATTTGGCATCAGACGAAGCCAAGTATGTAACAGGTCATAACCTGGTCGTGGATGGAGGTTTCACTTGCTATAAAAATCTTAGGTTCCCTTctcctgatcatgatcatcagatTGTGTAA
- the LOC109001857 gene encoding transcription factor ICE1-like isoform X2 has protein sequence MLPRSTSGVVWMEGPGGGEEEDTASWTRNNNEGELGKNDDIGLGIPLSSFKSMLENDWYINNNALNPPQQDLHNHLRGLPNPQDVRDISFCSNPNDDNNLLLQTLDSSSSCSPSQAFSLDPSQAQSPFLPHKSCFSSLINAVCSNPFDNAFDLGLDTGLLGPFNPAASNSPALIGFTAWNSQPQIGAPELSSASDFQSTRLLPISDTSAGLDGGFIPTCFEDFDNSGSALFLNRAKVLRPLEVLPQVGSPPTLFQKRAALRQGAEMSGNLEVSGVRFDENSANLESRRKNNDVSGDVDEASIDVSVVNYDSDEFEGVGKVEENVKKGGSNSNANSTVTGGVQKGKKKGLPAKNLMAERRRRKKLNDRLYMLRSVVPKISKMDRASILGDAIDYLKELLQKINDLHNELDSSPPGSLLPPSASFHPSTPTPPTLPCRVKEELCPSSLPSPKSQQVEVRVREGRAVNIHMFCARRPGLLLSTMRTLDNLGLDIQQAVISCFNGFALDVFRAEQCGEGQDVLPEQIKAVLLDSAGCPSMM, from the exons ATGCTTCCGAGGTCTACAAGCGGCGTCGTTTGGATGGAAGGAccaggaggaggagaagaagaagacacagCGTCATGGACCAGAAACAACAATGAAGGCGAGCTTGGCAAGAACGACGACATTGGTCTGGGGATACCTCTCTCTTCCTTCAAGTCCATGCTCGAGAATGACTGGTACATCAACAACAACGCCCTGAACCCACCTCAACAGGACCTCCATAACCATCTCCGTGGTCTCCCAAACCCGCAAGATGTCAGAGACATTAGCTTTTGCTCGAACCCAAACGACGACAATAACCTTCTTTTGCAGACCTTGGACTCGTCCTCTTCCTGTTCTCCGTCGCAGGCTTTCAGTCTCGACCCCTCACAGGCACAGTCCCCTTTCTTGCCCCACAAATCTTGCTTCTCTTCGCTTATCAACGCCGTTTGCTCCAACCCTTTTGACAATGCCTTCGATTTGGGCCTCGATACCGGGCTTCTCGGCCCGTTCAACCCAGCTGCTTCGAACTCCCCTGCTTTGATAGGCTTCACGGCCTGGAACTCTCAGCCGCAGATTGGTGCTCCCGAACTGAGTTCTGCCTCCGATTTTCAATCAACTCGGTTGCTGCCGATATCTGACACTTCCGCCGGACTTGATGGCGGGTTTATCCCAACGTGTTTCGAGGATTTTGACAACTCAGGGAGCGCTCTGTTTCTGAACAGAGCAAAAGTTCTCAGACCCCTCGAGGTCCTCCCACAAGTGGGTTCGCCACCCACCCTGTTTCAGAAGCGAGCGGCGCTTCGGCAAGGAGCTGAAATGTCTGGGAATCTGGAGGTTTCGGGCGTTAGGTTCGACGAAAATTCGGCGAATTTGGAGAGTAGGAGGAAGAATAATGACGTTTCGGGTGATGTTGATGAAGCGAGCATCGACGTTTCAGTTGTAAATTACGATTCGGATGAGTTTGAAGGCGTTGGTAAGGTGGAGGAGAATGTTAAGAAGGGTGGGAGCAATTCTAACGCCAACAGTACTGTCACTGGCGGAGTTCAGAAGGGAAAGAAGAAGGGGCTGCCGGCAAAGAATCTGATGGCTGAAAGGAGGCGAAGAAAGAAGCTTAATGATAGGCTTTACATGCTTAGGTCTGTTGTACCCAAGATTAGCAAG ATGGATAGAGCTTCTATTCTTGGGGATGCCATTGACTACTTAAAGGAGCTTCTGCAAAAGATCAATGACCTCCATAATGAGCTGGACTCATCCCCACCTGGGTCTTTGCTGCCACCTTCTGCAAGCTTTCACCCTTCGACACCAACTCCACCTACGCTTCCCTGTCGTGTCAAGGAAGAGCTTTGTCCGAGCTCTTTGCCAAGCCCTAAAAGCCAACAG GTGGAGGTTCGAGTAAGGGAAGGAAGAGCTGTCAACATCCACATGTTTTGTGCCCGTAGACCGGGTCTCTTGCTTTCCACTATGAGGACTCTGGACAACCTGGGGTTAGACATACAGCAGGCTGTAATTAGCTGCTTCAATGGGTTTGCCTTGGATGTGTTCCGAGCTGAG
- the LOC109001859 gene encoding secoisolariciresinol dehydrogenase-like isoform X1, whose translation MLKSLARDFKFMSNALLCKRTTRFYSTGGRGRLEGKVALITGAASGLGRATAQEFIQHGAQVVIADIDTELGPNVANDLGPAAHFVECDVAVESQVEDAVNAAVSRHKKLDIMFNNAGIAGTSMPPSIAEMDLKEFDRVMEINVRGVVAGIKHAARVMIPMGSGSILCTSSISGVMGGLGPHPYTISKYTIHGIVKSVASELCGAGVRINCISPAPIPTPMAVGQIGKFYKEATKEQVVGIVNGLGELKGAKCEEIDVARAALYLASDEAKYVTGHNLVVDGGFTCYKNLRFPSPDHDHQIV comes from the exons ATGCTCAAATCATTAGCCAG AGACTTCAAGTTTATGAGTAATGCTTTGCTTTGTAAGCGTACTACGAGATTTTATTCAACAGGAGGCAGAGGAAG GCTAGAAGGAAAAGTTGCCCTAATAACAGGGGCGGCAAGCGGGCTTGGTAGGGCCACTGCCCAAGAATTCATTCAGCATGGGGCCCAAGTCGTCATTGCCGATATAGACACTGAGCTTGGCCCAAATGTCGCTAATGACCTGGGCCCTGCAGCTCACTTTGTGGAATGCGACGTGGCCGTGGAGTCTCAAGTAGAGGACGCAGTCAATGCCGCGGTGTCCCGCCATAAAAAACTTGACATAATGTTCAACAATGCTGGAATAGCAGGCACGTCGATGCCACCGAGCATTGCGGAGATGGACCTTAAGGAGTTTGACCGGGTGATGGAGATCAACGTGCGAGGCGTGGTTGCGGGGATAAAGCATGCAGCGAGAGTGATGATACCGATGGGGTCGGGTTCCATTCTGTGTACGTCTAGCATAAGTGGGGTAATGGGAGGGCTGGGGCCACACCCATATACGATATCCAAGTATACAATACATGGGATAGTGAAGTCGGTGGCCAGTGAGCTATGCGGAGCTGGGGTGAGGATAAATTGCATTTCACCGGCACCGATTCCAACTCCAATGGCGGTGGGCCAAATAGGCAAATTTTACAAAGAGGCGACAAAGGAGCAAGTGGTGGGAATAGTGAATGGGCTCGGGGAGCTGAAGGGGGCTAAGTGTGAAGAAATAGACGTTGCCCGGGCAGCCTTGTATTTGGCATCAGACGAAGCCAAGTATGTAACAGGTCATAACCTGGTCGTGGATGGAGGTTTCACTTGCTATAAAAATCTTAGGTTCCCTTctcctgatcatgatcatcagatTGTGTAA